ATCTGGGATACCTTGATTAGCTTTTCCTGCTTCGTAGGAAGTAAGCACATCATATTGATATTGGCGTAATTGTTTCACAATTTCCAGAGGAAAGTTTTCATCAGCATATAATCTCACCATCAGTCATCCTCATTTTGAGCAGTGATGATCAGATCAATTTCTGAAGGATGTTGTTCATAATAATTCCAAACTGCTGTTAAATCTTCAGATGTCAAACTAGGATAATTTTGCAGCAATTCTACATCATCCGCTCCCTGTTGTCTCAAAGACACCAACACCCATACAGGAATGCGAGTATTACGAATTCGAGCATGGCCACCACAAATTCCCGGAGTTTTTTGGATAGCATGAGATTTGAGACGACTTTCTAAAAGTGTTCTTTCTTCTGGGGAAAGTGCCTCAATTACTTGTACAAGAGAATAAACCAATTGCTGATTCATATCCTACTTAAAAAAGAAGGTTTTTAAAATTATAAATTATAACTGCTCTCTCACCCAATTTCTAAAACTCTTAATAGTCGCATTTCTCCCAGCAGTTTTACTCTTCTCCAAATATTGATGAATCACATCAATTAAAGGTAAACTGGGCAAATTTAAACTTGACTGAGACTCTATATAATTACCATCTACTAAAACATTAATTTGCAATTTCCCATTTTCAAACCTCCACAGTTCTGGAACTTGCAAAGCTTGATAAATATGTGGATGAGTGCGGGAAGTAATATCA
The genomic region above belongs to Anabaena sphaerica FACHB-251 and contains:
- a CDS encoding DUF433 domain-containing protein — its product is MNQQLVYSLVQVIEALSPEERTLLESRLKSHAIQKTPGICGGHARIRNTRIPVWVLVSLRQQGADDVELLQNYPSLTSEDLTAVWNYYEQHPSEIDLIITAQNEDD